From Metasolibacillus fluoroglycofenilyticus, one genomic window encodes:
- a CDS encoding FUSC family protein encodes MKFGARILKTGVAIVFALFLAELFNLPSPVFAGIAAIFAIQPSIYRSYLTILEQVQGNLIGAIVAVVFGLLFGHHLVAIGIAAILVIGITMKLKLEKSLTLALVTVVAIMEFQGDDFLTFALIRFTTVMVGVFAAFIVNLVFLPPRYEIKLFKNINSMQDDIIRWSRLAVRQASEHTSTKIALTKLKSRLSQIDVLYELYKEERRYLKNQKYVKARKLVVYRQMITASKKSLELLQRLHKHENELSNLPDALLIIIQERVDLLLTYHEQLLLKFTGKLRADHSTWVRQEEHLQRTEVMDLFIKQITIAKESESEEEFSSYHLLYILSRILDYEENLEHLDKLIMSYRNYHSKEANIDLETEFY; translated from the coding sequence ATGAAATTCGGTGCTCGAATTTTAAAAACTGGTGTTGCTATTGTTTTCGCGCTGTTTTTAGCTGAATTATTTAATTTGCCATCGCCCGTATTCGCTGGGATTGCTGCTATTTTTGCGATTCAACCATCTATTTACCGCTCTTATTTAACTATTTTAGAGCAGGTACAGGGCAATTTAATTGGCGCTATTGTTGCTGTAGTATTCGGGCTGTTGTTCGGTCATCACTTAGTTGCTATCGGAATCGCAGCAATATTAGTTATCGGGATTACGATGAAGCTAAAGTTAGAAAAATCATTAACACTTGCACTTGTTACAGTTGTAGCTATTATGGAATTTCAGGGGGATGACTTTTTAACCTTCGCACTTATCCGATTTACTACAGTAATGGTTGGTGTTTTTGCAGCATTTATCGTAAATTTAGTTTTCTTACCACCGCGCTACGAAATAAAACTATTTAAAAACATTAATTCTATGCAAGATGATATTATTCGCTGGAGCCGTCTCGCTGTGCGTCAAGCAAGCGAGCATACATCTACAAAAATCGCATTAACAAAATTAAAATCGCGTCTATCGCAAATCGATGTATTGTATGAACTTTATAAAGAGGAACGTAGATATTTAAAAAACCAAAAATATGTCAAGGCACGGAAGCTTGTTGTTTATCGCCAAATGATTACGGCATCTAAAAAAAGCCTAGAATTATTACAACGTCTGCATAAACATGAAAATGAACTATCAAATTTACCTGATGCCCTGCTAATTATTATTCAAGAGCGTGTTGATTTGTTATTAACGTATCACGAGCAGTTATTGTTAAAATTTACTGGTAAATTGCGCGCAGACCATTCTACATGGGTGCGGCAGGAGGAGCATTTACAGCGTACAGAGGTTATGGATTTATTTATTAAACAAATTACGATAGCAAAGGAATCCGAGAGTGAAGAGGAATTTTCAAGCTACCACCTCCTTTACATTTTATCGCGCATTTTAGATTACGAAGAAAACTTAGAGCATCTTGATAAATTAATTATGTCTTATCGAAACTACCACAGCAAAGAAGCAAATATTGATTTAGAGACAGAGTTTTATTAG
- the bcp gene encoding thioredoxin-dependent thiol peroxidase, with the protein MTLLHKQAPQFSLENEQGQPVHLNDFLGKNVVLYFYPKDMTPGCTTEACDFRDAYKDFSELNAIILGISADDAKKHTKFIEKYNLPFSLLVDSDHSVAEAYGVWVLKKMYGREFMGIERSTFLIDENGVVVKEWRKVRVKNHIEDVLTFLREGSNV; encoded by the coding sequence ATGACCTTGTTACATAAGCAGGCACCACAATTTTCACTAGAAAATGAACAGGGGCAGCCTGTGCACTTAAACGATTTTTTAGGCAAGAATGTTGTGCTATATTTTTACCCTAAAGATATGACACCAGGCTGTACGACAGAAGCATGTGATTTTCGTGATGCCTACAAAGATTTTTCAGAGTTAAATGCAATCATATTAGGAATCAGTGCAGATGATGCTAAAAAGCATACGAAATTTATTGAGAAATATAATTTACCGTTTTCATTATTAGTCGATAGTGACCATTCTGTTGCAGAAGCATATGGGGTATGGGTGTTGAAAAAAATGTACGGACGTGAATTTATGGGGATAGAGCGCTCCACTTTTTTAATCGATGAAAACGGAGTGGTAGTAAAGGAATGGCGCAAAGTGCGTGTTAAAAATCATATTGAGGATGTTTTAACTTTTTTACGTGAAGGGAGTAATGTGTAA
- a CDS encoding glutamate-1-semialdehyde 2,1-aminomutase, with translation MRYAKSEALHEEALQHIVGGVNSPSRSYKAVGGGAPVAMAYGKGAYFYDIDGNRYIDYLAAYGPIVTGHGHPHIAKAIAHAAETGVLFGTATEHEVKFAKMLKEAIPTLDKVRFNNSGTEAVMTTVRIARAYTGRTKMIKFAGCYHGHFDQVLVAAGSGPATLGSPDSAGVPESVATEVITVPFNDPEAFKQAMVRWGEQVAGILIEPIVGNFGIVEPKLGFLELVHEIAQQYGALTIHDEIITAFRFHYGAAHTMLGLTPDLVALGKVIGGGLPIGAYGGKKEIMDTVAPLGPAYQAGTMAGNPASMQAGIACLEVLRQPAIYDKMDQLGAILEKGILEAAKKHHVTITVNRLKGALTIYFTSEKVENYEQAEMSDGETFGRFFKLMLSQGINLAPSKYEAWFLTTEHTEEDIIETIAAVDYAFSQL, from the coding sequence ATGAGATACGCAAAATCAGAAGCTTTACATGAGGAAGCATTACAACATATCGTGGGTGGCGTTAACAGTCCATCACGTTCTTATAAAGCGGTGGGTGGTGGAGCACCTGTCGCGATGGCATACGGAAAAGGAGCCTATTTTTATGACATAGATGGCAATCGTTATATCGACTATTTAGCAGCATACGGACCTATCGTTACAGGACATGGACATCCACATATTGCAAAAGCAATTGCCCATGCAGCAGAAACAGGCGTGCTTTTCGGTACAGCGACAGAGCACGAAGTAAAGTTTGCGAAAATGCTGAAAGAAGCAATTCCAACATTAGACAAAGTTCGTTTTAACAATTCTGGTACAGAGGCAGTGATGACAACAGTTCGTATTGCTCGTGCCTATACAGGGCGTACAAAAATGATTAAATTTGCAGGCTGTTACCACGGTCATTTTGACCAAGTATTGGTTGCTGCTGGTTCCGGTCCGGCAACATTAGGCTCACCTGACTCAGCAGGGGTTCCCGAAAGTGTTGCGACAGAAGTAATTACAGTTCCATTCAATGACCCAGAGGCATTTAAGCAGGCAATGGTACGGTGGGGTGAGCAAGTAGCTGGTATTTTAATTGAGCCAATCGTTGGTAATTTCGGTATCGTGGAACCAAAGCTTGGATTTTTAGAGCTCGTTCATGAAATAGCACAACAATATGGTGCATTAACTATTCATGATGAAATTATTACTGCATTCCGCTTCCATTATGGCGCAGCACATACGATGCTTGGTCTAACACCAGATTTAGTGGCGCTCGGAAAAGTAATTGGTGGCGGTTTACCAATAGGTGCTTACGGTGGCAAAAAAGAAATTATGGATACAGTTGCGCCATTAGGACCTGCCTACCAAGCAGGAACAATGGCTGGGAACCCAGCATCAATGCAAGCAGGCATCGCATGTTTAGAAGTACTAAGACAGCCTGCTATTTACGATAAGATGGACCAGCTAGGGGCTATTTTAGAAAAAGGCATTTTAGAAGCAGCTAAAAAGCATCATGTAACAATTACAGTGAATCGTCTAAAGGGTGCATTAACTATTTACTTTACAAGCGAAAAAGTAGAAAATTATGAACAAGCAGAAATGTCTGATGGTGAAACTTTCGGTCGCTTCTTCAAGCTTATGCTTTCACAAGGCATCAACTTGGCTCCTTCAAAATATGAGGCATGGTTCCTAACTACTGAGCATACAGAAGAAGATATTATTGAAACAATCGCTGCAGTTGATTATGCTTTTTCACAACTATAA